A single window of Jiangella alkaliphila DNA harbors:
- a CDS encoding Fur family transcriptional regulator: MDVDVSANVASVERALDRLRARGHRVTGARHAVIEALATVDGHPSAEQLSEQVRELHPTVHRATVYRTLETLATLGVVTQVHVGGSATTYHLAGDATGHDDHLHASCRVCGRIIDLPSDLLDPIKRRLADESDFQLDPPHIALSGTCRSCQ; the protein is encoded by the coding sequence GTGGACGTCGATGTCAGCGCCAACGTCGCCTCGGTCGAGCGCGCGCTGGATCGTCTGCGCGCCCGCGGGCACCGCGTCACCGGCGCCCGCCACGCGGTCATCGAGGCGCTGGCGACCGTCGACGGCCACCCCAGCGCGGAGCAGCTGTCCGAGCAGGTCCGCGAGCTGCACCCGACGGTCCACCGCGCGACGGTCTACCGCACCCTCGAGACGCTGGCCACGCTCGGCGTCGTCACGCAGGTGCACGTCGGCGGCAGCGCCACCACGTACCACCTGGCCGGCGACGCCACCGGACACGACGACCACCTGCACGCCAGCTGCCGGGTCTGCGGCCGCATCATCGACCTCCCCAGCGACCTGCTCGACCCGATCAAGCGCCGGCTGGCCGACGAGAGCGACTTCCAGCTCGACCCGCCGCACATCGCGCTGTCCGGCACCTGCCGCAGCTGCCAGTAA
- a CDS encoding DUF72 domain-containing protein, whose amino-acid sequence MVVHVGTSGWQYDSWRGVLYPRGLAQRRWLERYAEGFATVENNSAFYRLPRRETFASWRERLPADVVMAVKASRYLTHLRRLRDPDEPVRRFLDVAAGLGDRLGPVLLQLPPNLRADHDRLDRCLSLFPRDVRVAVEPRHESWWTDEIRSLLERHGAALCWADRQGRPVTPLWRTAGWGYLRLHEGAAHPWPKYGGQALRAWADRLAATWADDRDVFVYFNNDPDGAAVRDAVRFAGVLRRAGRSVTRTPSLADTVPT is encoded by the coding sequence ATGGTGGTGCACGTGGGGACGTCGGGCTGGCAGTACGACTCCTGGCGCGGCGTGCTCTACCCGCGCGGACTGGCGCAACGGCGCTGGCTGGAGCGGTACGCCGAGGGGTTCGCGACGGTCGAGAACAACAGCGCGTTCTACCGGCTGCCGCGGCGCGAGACGTTCGCGTCGTGGCGTGAGCGGCTGCCCGCCGACGTCGTCATGGCGGTGAAGGCGAGCCGGTACCTGACGCACCTGCGGCGGCTGCGCGACCCGGACGAGCCGGTGCGCCGGTTCCTGGACGTCGCCGCCGGGCTGGGCGACCGGCTCGGCCCGGTGCTGCTCCAGCTGCCGCCGAACCTGCGGGCCGATCATGACCGGCTGGACCGGTGCCTGTCGCTGTTCCCGCGCGACGTGCGGGTGGCGGTCGAGCCGCGGCACGAGTCGTGGTGGACCGACGAGATCCGGTCGCTGCTGGAGCGGCACGGCGCGGCCCTGTGCTGGGCCGACCGCCAGGGCCGGCCGGTCACGCCGCTGTGGCGCACGGCCGGGTGGGGCTACCTGCGGCTGCACGAGGGCGCCGCGCACCCGTGGCCGAAGTACGGCGGCCAGGCGCTGCGCGCATGGGCCGACCGGCTGGCCGCGACCTGGGCCGACGACCGCGACGTCTTCGTCTACTTCAACAACGACCCCGACGGCGCGGCGGTCCGCGACGCCGTCCGGTTCGCCGGCGTGCTGCGCCGGGCCGGCCGGTCCGTCACCCGCACCCCGTCACTGGCCGACACCGTCCCCACCTGA
- a CDS encoding allantoate amidohydrolase, protein MIPSFDAMWADLEPVGRDPRGGYRRFAWTDADALLREWFAAEAARRGLAVTVDRSGNQWAWWGEPSAGTKGVVAGSHLDSVPSGGAFDGPLGVVSAFAAVDLLRERGHAPARPIGIVNFGDEEGARFGVACAGSRLVTGALPAGRALGLTDADGVSLAQALGRHGRDPDAVGPDPEALERVGAFVELHVEQGRGLVYQNAPIGVATEIWPHGRWRVTLAGEANHAGTTPLADRSDPMLDLAALVTEARAAATRHGVLATVGKVEVDPNGVNAIPSQVRAWLDCRGADPDAVAAVIADLGGFGPQSESWTAATVFDPALAARLSGVLGNAPLLPTGAGHDAGILSAAGIPTAMLFVRNPTGVSHSPAEFAERSDCHAGVAALADVLAELTR, encoded by the coding sequence ATGATCCCGAGTTTCGACGCGATGTGGGCCGACCTCGAGCCGGTCGGGCGCGACCCGCGCGGCGGCTACCGGCGGTTCGCGTGGACGGACGCCGACGCGCTGCTGCGGGAGTGGTTCGCAGCCGAGGCGGCCCGCCGCGGCCTGGCCGTCACCGTCGACCGCAGCGGCAACCAGTGGGCGTGGTGGGGTGAGCCGTCCGCCGGAACGAAGGGGGTCGTCGCCGGCAGCCACCTGGACTCGGTGCCCAGCGGCGGCGCGTTCGACGGCCCGCTGGGCGTGGTGTCGGCGTTCGCCGCGGTCGACCTGCTGCGCGAGCGCGGGCACGCGCCGGCGCGGCCGATCGGCATCGTGAACTTCGGCGACGAGGAGGGCGCCCGGTTCGGCGTCGCCTGCGCGGGGTCGCGGCTGGTCACCGGTGCGCTGCCGGCCGGCCGCGCGCTCGGCCTCACTGACGCCGACGGCGTCAGCCTCGCCCAGGCGCTGGGCCGCCACGGGCGCGACCCGGACGCCGTCGGCCCCGACCCGGAGGCGCTGGAGCGCGTCGGCGCGTTCGTCGAGCTGCACGTCGAGCAGGGCCGCGGGCTGGTCTACCAGAACGCGCCGATCGGCGTCGCCACCGAGATCTGGCCGCACGGACGCTGGCGGGTCACGCTCGCCGGCGAGGCCAACCACGCCGGCACCACACCGCTGGCCGACCGCAGCGACCCGATGCTCGACCTCGCCGCCCTGGTCACCGAGGCGCGTGCCGCCGCGACGAGACACGGCGTGCTGGCCACGGTCGGCAAGGTCGAGGTCGACCCGAACGGCGTCAACGCGATCCCGTCGCAGGTCCGGGCCTGGCTGGACTGCCGCGGCGCCGACCCTGACGCCGTCGCCGCCGTGATCGCCGACCTCGGCGGCTTCGGCCCGCAGAGCGAGTCGTGGACGGCCGCGACCGTCTTCGACCCCGCGCTGGCCGCGCGGCTGAGCGGCGTCCTCGGGAACGCGCCGCTGCTGCCCACCGGCGCCGGGCACGACGCGGGCATCCTCAGCGCCGCCGGCATCCCCACGGCGATGCTGTTCGTCCGCAACCCGACCGGCGTCTCGCACTCCCCGGCCGAGTTCGCCGAGCGCTCCGACTGCCACGCCGGCGTGGCCGCGCTGGCGGACGTCCTCGCGGAGCTGACCCGGTGA
- a CDS encoding ABC transporter ATP-binding protein, with the protein MAGHDITRAAEALRLVQVSKTYGTGENPVRALDDVSVSLAPGTFTAIMGPSGSGKSTFLQCAAGLDQPTAGRVFIDGAELTGGSETALTKFRRQRIGFIFQQFNLLPTLTVLQNVTLPLRLAGKRADRKRAVAILERVGLGERINHRPAELSGGQQQRVAIARALVTNPSAIFADEPTGALDSRSARTVLSLLAEAVREFGQTVVMVTHDPVAASYADSVIFLADGRIAGSLDRPTAEGVAERMTHLGDAVALHAAVGE; encoded by the coding sequence ATGGCTGGGCATGACATCACGAGGGCCGCCGAAGCCCTGCGGCTGGTTCAGGTCAGCAAGACCTACGGCACCGGCGAGAACCCGGTCCGGGCGCTCGACGACGTGTCCGTCAGCCTCGCCCCGGGCACCTTCACCGCGATCATGGGCCCGTCCGGGTCCGGCAAGAGCACGTTCCTGCAGTGCGCCGCCGGCCTGGACCAGCCGACCGCGGGCCGGGTGTTCATCGACGGCGCGGAACTGACCGGCGGCAGCGAGACCGCGCTGACGAAGTTCCGCCGCCAGCGCATCGGCTTCATCTTCCAGCAGTTCAACCTGCTGCCGACGCTCACCGTCCTGCAGAACGTGACGCTGCCGCTGCGGCTGGCCGGCAAGCGGGCCGACCGCAAGCGCGCGGTCGCGATCCTCGAGCGGGTCGGGCTGGGCGAGCGGATCAACCACCGTCCGGCCGAGCTGTCCGGCGGGCAGCAGCAGCGGGTCGCCATCGCGCGGGCGCTGGTCACGAACCCGAGCGCGATCTTCGCCGACGAGCCCACCGGCGCCCTGGACAGCCGCAGCGCTCGCACGGTGCTGTCGCTGCTGGCCGAGGCCGTGCGCGAGTTCGGCCAGACGGTCGTCATGGTGACGCACGACCCGGTGGCGGCCTCCTACGCCGACTCGGTGATCTTCCTGGCCGACGGCCGCATCGCCGGCTCGCTGGACCGTCCGACGGCGGAAGGCGTCGCCGAGCGAATGACCCACCTCGGCGACGCGGTCGCCCTGCACGCGGCTGTGGGTGAGTGA
- a CDS encoding endonuclease/exonuclease/phosphatase family protein: MDPGLVLRVATFNIRNGRALDWLNSWWFRRGATAAAIGALGAEVLGLQEVYEFQRRYLARRLPGAQWFTQGRDGGTSGEQCPVAVSGGFVRVLEHRTRWYGDTPDVPGTRLPDASFPRVATLLRCRDQRTAREFTVVNTHLDERHPANRAASVRQLVGWLDPAVPAVVMGDFNAVHGDRKVMGPLLDAGFRLAPVTGGTVHGFTGKEDGRRIDHILASPQWTFEDAAVERERPGGRLPSDHWPVRATLRLQEGRTYRR; encoded by the coding sequence GTGGACCCCGGTCTGGTGCTGCGAGTCGCGACGTTCAACATCCGCAACGGCCGTGCCCTCGACTGGCTGAACTCGTGGTGGTTCCGGCGCGGCGCGACGGCGGCGGCCATCGGCGCGCTGGGCGCGGAGGTGCTGGGGCTGCAGGAGGTCTACGAGTTCCAGCGCCGCTACCTGGCCCGGCGGCTGCCCGGCGCGCAGTGGTTCACGCAGGGACGTGACGGCGGCACGTCCGGCGAGCAGTGCCCGGTCGCCGTCAGCGGCGGGTTCGTCCGGGTCCTCGAGCATCGCACCCGCTGGTACGGCGACACGCCGGACGTCCCCGGGACCCGGCTGCCGGACGCGTCGTTCCCGCGCGTCGCGACCCTCCTCCGTTGCCGCGACCAGCGCACGGCCCGCGAGTTCACCGTCGTCAACACCCATCTCGACGAGCGGCACCCGGCCAACCGCGCGGCCTCGGTCCGGCAGCTGGTCGGGTGGCTGGACCCGGCCGTCCCCGCCGTCGTCATGGGCGACTTCAACGCCGTCCACGGCGACCGGAAGGTCATGGGGCCGCTGCTGGACGCCGGGTTCCGGCTCGCGCCGGTGACCGGCGGGACGGTGCACGGCTTCACGGGCAAGGAGGACGGACGGCGCATCGACCACATCCTGGCGAGCCCGCAGTGGACGTTCGAGGACGCGGCGGTCGAGCGGGAGCGGCCGGGCGGCCGGCTGCCGTCGGACCACTGGCCGGTCCGGGCGACGCTGCGGCTCCAGGAGGGCCGGACATACCGGCGATGA
- a CDS encoding TetR/AcrR family transcriptional regulator — MVTDSDTTADGTIQLLWGLREGPTRGPKPVLSLERIAQAAVDLADSEGLAAVSMQRVAADLDFTKMSLYRYVTGKDELVAAMIDLAVGEPPVFDELPGTWRPRIEEWVRLLGRTWEAHPWLPWVTMGDRVMGPNETGWTELSAAVLAESGLTVPERMSLARMLGGHVRATMSVSTAGTQPWVNRRQADLLREHAELFPTLRSMLDGADPPPDNGRDFGLRLILDGVERLVAERST; from the coding sequence GTGGTGACGGACTCGGACACGACAGCGGATGGCACGATCCAGCTGCTCTGGGGGCTGCGCGAAGGGCCCACCCGGGGCCCGAAGCCGGTGCTCAGCCTGGAACGCATCGCCCAGGCGGCGGTCGACCTCGCCGACTCGGAGGGCCTGGCGGCGGTCTCGATGCAGCGGGTCGCCGCCGACCTCGACTTCACCAAGATGTCGCTCTACCGGTACGTCACCGGCAAGGACGAGCTGGTCGCGGCCATGATCGACCTCGCCGTCGGTGAGCCGCCGGTGTTCGACGAGCTGCCCGGGACGTGGCGGCCGCGCATCGAGGAGTGGGTCCGGCTGCTCGGGCGCACGTGGGAGGCGCACCCCTGGCTGCCCTGGGTCACCATGGGCGACCGCGTCATGGGACCCAACGAGACCGGCTGGACGGAGCTGTCCGCGGCCGTGCTCGCCGAGAGCGGGCTGACCGTCCCGGAGCGGATGAGCCTGGCCCGGATGCTGGGCGGGCACGTCCGCGCCACCATGTCGGTGTCCACCGCGGGCACCCAGCCGTGGGTCAACCGCCGGCAGGCGGACCTGCTGCGCGAGCACGCCGAGCTGTTCCCCACGCTGCGGTCCATGCTCGACGGCGCCGACCCGCCGCCGGACAACGGCCGCGACTTCGGCCTGCGGCTCATCCTCGACGGCGTCGAGCGGCTGGTCGCCGAGCGCTCGACCTGA
- a CDS encoding copper resistance CopC family protein, whose translation MAAPAAAAHDQLVSSTPEDGGAVSTPLTSVELVFSNAIPAEFVQVAVTDAAGATFQDGAPQTVGDTVTQAVQQLPDGAYTIAYRVVSSDGHPIEGAVAFTVAGVGPADPPPAETPTETPAETPSEDASTPAEQPSDETTPAAGTDSSDDGGLGSTATVLLIVGGVLVVAVLAFVAAGGRRRGATGDTDS comes from the coding sequence ATGGCGGCGCCCGCGGCCGCCGCCCACGACCAGCTGGTCTCCAGCACACCGGAGGACGGCGGCGCCGTCAGCACGCCGCTCACGTCGGTCGAGCTGGTGTTCAGCAACGCGATCCCCGCCGAGTTCGTGCAGGTCGCGGTCACCGACGCCGCCGGAGCCACGTTCCAGGACGGCGCGCCGCAGACCGTCGGCGACACCGTCACCCAGGCCGTCCAGCAGCTGCCGGACGGCGCATACACGATCGCCTACCGGGTCGTGTCGTCCGACGGCCACCCGATCGAGGGCGCCGTCGCGTTCACCGTCGCCGGCGTCGGCCCGGCCGACCCGCCGCCGGCCGAGACACCCACCGAGACACCCGCGGAGACGCCGTCGGAGGACGCGTCGACGCCGGCCGAGCAGCCGTCGGACGAGACCACCCCGGCCGCCGGCACAGACTCGTCCGACGACGGCGGTCTGGGCTCGACCGCGACCGTCCTGCTGATCGTCGGCGGCGTCCTGGTCGTCGCCGTGCTCGCGTTCGTCGCGGCCGGTGGCCGGCGGCGCGGCGCCACGGGGGACACTGACAGCTGA
- a CDS encoding FtsX-like permease family protein, with protein MFGLAVRSLRHRTGGFVASFLSMFLGAIVVMAFAALLDTAAGAGVDDVSEETLTTMALVVGGWGLVIVLFAVISTMTLSVRQRASEMALLKSIGATPFQVGRMIVGEAAVVAVAAAALAILPALGAGRLLLEMLQNTDQVADGISYGFGSAALSIGVGVTFLAAVGGAIVTARRSTRMGAKEAMTAVTIEQSRMTRKRTIAAIAFLAIGLNCAILTVALFEDKGIDAMQTAGQASIWFSIGLALFAPVLVRAVTAVLAGPLRLLGGTSGYLAVENVRRRTQHMAGALMPIILFTGIATGTLYMQSIENSAPPAVGSSIPPDEAQAIETLNFVVVGMLSVFAAILVINTLVAATTYRRREFGQQRLVGSTPPQVLSMVGMEGVVLAAAGVLFGSIGSIVTVFPYSLARTGELLPDATIGIYVGIVSTAAVLTLASCLGAARKAIRVPAVQAVAV; from the coding sequence GTGTTCGGGCTGGCTGTCCGCTCGCTGCGGCACCGCACCGGCGGGTTCGTCGCGAGCTTCCTGTCGATGTTCCTCGGCGCGATCGTCGTCATGGCCTTCGCCGCACTGCTCGACACCGCGGCCGGGGCCGGCGTCGACGACGTCAGTGAGGAAACGCTGACGACGATGGCGCTGGTCGTGGGCGGCTGGGGACTGGTCATCGTGCTGTTCGCGGTGATCTCGACGATGACGCTGTCGGTGCGGCAGCGGGCGTCGGAGATGGCGCTGCTGAAGAGCATCGGCGCGACCCCGTTCCAGGTCGGACGGATGATCGTCGGCGAGGCCGCGGTCGTGGCCGTCGCGGCGGCGGCGCTGGCGATCCTGCCGGCGCTCGGTGCCGGCCGGCTGCTGCTGGAGATGCTGCAGAACACCGACCAGGTCGCCGACGGCATCTCCTACGGGTTCGGCTCGGCGGCGCTGTCCATCGGCGTCGGCGTGACGTTCCTCGCCGCGGTCGGCGGCGCGATCGTCACCGCCCGCCGGTCCACGCGGATGGGGGCCAAGGAGGCCATGACGGCGGTCACCATCGAGCAGTCGCGGATGACCCGCAAGCGCACCATCGCCGCCATCGCGTTCCTCGCGATCGGCCTGAACTGCGCGATCCTCACGGTCGCGCTGTTCGAGGACAAGGGCATCGACGCGATGCAGACCGCCGGTCAGGCGTCCATCTGGTTCTCCATCGGGCTGGCGCTGTTCGCGCCGGTGCTGGTGCGGGCCGTGACGGCGGTGCTGGCCGGTCCGCTGCGGCTGCTCGGCGGGACCAGCGGCTACCTCGCCGTCGAGAACGTCCGCCGCCGGACGCAGCACATGGCCGGCGCGCTGATGCCGATCATCCTGTTCACCGGCATCGCGACCGGCACGCTGTACATGCAGAGCATCGAGAACTCGGCGCCGCCGGCGGTCGGGTCGTCCATCCCGCCGGACGAGGCGCAGGCGATCGAGACGCTGAACTTCGTGGTGGTCGGCATGCTGTCGGTGTTCGCGGCGATCCTGGTGATCAACACGCTGGTCGCGGCCACCACCTACCGGCGCCGCGAGTTCGGCCAGCAGCGGCTGGTCGGCTCCACGCCGCCCCAGGTGCTGAGCATGGTCGGCATGGAGGGCGTCGTGCTCGCGGCGGCCGGCGTGCTGTTCGGCTCGATCGGCTCCATCGTGACGGTGTTCCCGTACAGCCTGGCCCGCACGGGCGAGCTGCTGCCGGACGCCACGATCGGCATCTACGTCGGCATCGTCTCGACCGCCGCCGTGCTCACGCTGGCGTCGTGCCTCGGTGCGGCCCGGAAGGCGATCCGGGTGCCTGCGGTGCAGGCGGTCGCCGTGTGA
- a CDS encoding YcnI family copper-binding membrane protein has product MITRTLARVGLAAGGAITLGVVLAAGAAAHVTIRPDVDTAGSYAKITVRVPNESDTAGTVQVRLDLPADTPIPSVRVQPHPGWTAELTTTQFPEPVQVGDRTLEEAVTAVTWTADPGVRIDPGEFDEFAISAGPLPEAGMYLFPATQTYDDGEVVAWAEETVEGEEEPERPAPVLEVVEATSEDGHGGGASAENVADEGADEDSSAASSSDGDDSDALARGIGIGGLVVGAAGLGVGAAALRRRNA; this is encoded by the coding sequence ATGATCACACGTACCCTCGCCCGCGTGGGGCTCGCCGCAGGCGGCGCCATCACGCTCGGGGTGGTGCTCGCGGCCGGCGCCGCGGCACACGTCACCATCCGGCCGGACGTCGACACCGCCGGCTCCTACGCCAAGATCACCGTCCGGGTGCCGAACGAGTCCGACACCGCCGGCACGGTGCAGGTGCGGCTCGACCTGCCCGCCGACACCCCGATCCCGTCGGTCCGGGTCCAGCCGCACCCGGGCTGGACCGCCGAGCTCACCACCACCCAGTTCCCCGAGCCGGTACAGGTGGGCGACCGCACGCTCGAGGAGGCGGTCACGGCCGTCACCTGGACCGCCGACCCTGGCGTCCGCATCGACCCGGGCGAGTTCGACGAGTTCGCCATCTCCGCCGGCCCGCTCCCCGAGGCCGGCATGTACCTCTTCCCCGCCACCCAGACCTACGACGACGGCGAGGTCGTCGCGTGGGCCGAGGAGACGGTCGAGGGCGAGGAGGAGCCGGAGCGCCCGGCGCCCGTGCTCGAGGTCGTCGAGGCGACGTCGGAGGACGGCCACGGCGGCGGGGCGTCCGCCGAGAACGTCGCCGACGAGGGCGCGGACGAGGACTCGTCGGCCGCGTCGTCCTCGGACGGGGACGACAGCGACGCGCTGGCGCGCGGGATCGGCATCGGCGGCCTGGTCGTCGGCGCTGCCGGTCTGGGCGTGGGGGCCGCGGCACTGCGGCGGCGGAATGCGTAG
- a CDS encoding formimidoylglutamate deiminase produces the protein MTAFWAAHAWLPTGLGDDVRIEVADGVIVAAAAGSAPEDGDTRLPGVVFPGFANAHSHAFHRALRGRTHDGRGSFWTWREAMYALAGRLTPETYYELALATYAELALAGVTVVGEFHYLHHGPGGTPYADPNAMAAALRQAARDAGIRLTLLDTCYLEGGIGRPLDGVQLRFGDGTADAWAERVARLADDDGSRVGAAIHSVRAVPPAAVETVAAWATKHGRPLHVHLSEQPAENEAALAAYGRTPARLLADHGALTARTTAVHANHVTGDDIALLGAAGTAICACPTTEQDLADGLAPTGALRTAGSPLCVGSDQHAVADLLLEARLLEHHERLRTGERGTFDAAALVGALTENGHAALGWPGNGRLAPGAAADLVAVRTDTVRTAGADPAQLVIAASGADVDTVVIAGRTVVSGGTHERGDVAGLLTRAIAPLWD, from the coding sequence GTGACGGCGTTCTGGGCCGCGCACGCCTGGCTGCCCACCGGGTTGGGCGACGACGTGCGGATCGAGGTCGCCGACGGTGTCATCGTCGCGGCCGCGGCCGGCAGCGCTCCGGAGGACGGCGACACCCGGCTGCCCGGCGTCGTGTTCCCCGGGTTCGCCAACGCCCACTCGCACGCCTTCCACCGGGCGCTGCGCGGGCGCACGCACGACGGGCGCGGCTCGTTCTGGACCTGGCGCGAGGCGATGTACGCCCTGGCCGGCCGGCTCACCCCGGAGACGTACTACGAGCTGGCCCTGGCGACGTACGCGGAGCTGGCGCTGGCCGGCGTCACCGTCGTCGGCGAGTTCCACTACCTGCACCACGGCCCCGGCGGCACCCCGTACGCCGACCCGAACGCGATGGCCGCCGCGCTGCGCCAGGCCGCCCGCGACGCCGGGATCCGGCTCACGCTGCTCGACACCTGCTACCTGGAGGGCGGCATCGGCCGGCCGCTCGACGGCGTCCAGCTGCGGTTCGGCGACGGGACGGCGGACGCCTGGGCCGAGCGGGTGGCACGGCTGGCGGACGACGACGGCAGCCGCGTCGGCGCCGCGATCCACTCCGTCCGCGCCGTCCCGCCGGCCGCCGTCGAGACCGTCGCCGCCTGGGCCACGAAGCATGGCCGGCCGCTGCACGTCCACCTGTCCGAGCAGCCGGCCGAGAACGAGGCCGCGCTCGCGGCGTACGGCCGGACCCCGGCCCGGCTGCTGGCCGACCACGGCGCGCTCACCGCACGGACCACGGCGGTGCACGCCAACCACGTCACCGGCGACGACATCGCGCTGCTGGGCGCGGCGGGCACCGCGATCTGCGCCTGCCCGACCACCGAGCAGGACCTCGCCGACGGCCTCGCTCCCACCGGAGCGCTACGCACCGCCGGGTCGCCGCTGTGCGTCGGCAGCGACCAGCACGCCGTCGCCGACCTGCTGCTGGAGGCCCGGCTGCTGGAGCACCACGAGCGGCTGCGCACCGGCGAGCGCGGCACGTTCGACGCCGCGGCCCTGGTCGGCGCGCTCACCGAGAACGGCCACGCCGCGCTCGGCTGGCCGGGCAACGGCCGGCTCGCGCCGGGGGCGGCGGCCGACCTGGTCGCCGTCCGCACCGACACCGTCCGCACCGCGGGCGCCGACCCCGCCCAGCTGGTCATCGCCGCGAGCGGCGCCGACGTCGACACCGTCGTCATCGCCGGCCGCACCGTGGTCAGCGGCGGGACACACGAACGGGGCGACGTCGCGGGCCTGCTGACCCGCGCCATCGCCCCGTTGTGGGACTGA